The Procambarus clarkii isolate CNS0578487 chromosome 12, FALCON_Pclarkii_2.0, whole genome shotgun sequence DNA window CAAAGAATATAGCAACATCTGATCGTGAgtatattgtataaatataatttactaGTTTATCTGTGAATAATTAGTATTGGCGATGTGGAGggaggacaaaaaaaaaaaataagtataaACGCAGTAAgtcttttcaaataatttttctttatttttttttgtttttgaaagAATTGACTTAGAACCTGTGTCTTATGCATATATGTGATGGAGCATCTTTGTTTTTTTAGAGACCCCACCCCGCGAGGAAGAAACTAAAATGACTGGAGATGATTTGCAGGTTCTGGGGGTAATTCCATACGCTAAACCTAGATATCCAGGCTTGGCAACATACAAACAGCGTTTGGAAACATTCGACCTCAGCTGGACTGGTTGTGTCAAGCAAACATCTCACGAATTGGCAGAATCAGGATTTTTCTTCTGTGGTAAACAAATATTGTTggagtttttgttatttttagtgtgtgcgtgtgtatcctcctggccggggaggatttactgggcgcaaatccttaactgtagcctctgtttaactcaacagtaaaatgggtacttggttgtaaaaaacgattcttcgaggtGGGGATTGTAttctagggacctgcccgaaatgctaggccgtacaagaatgtaacaactcttgtatatatctgaaaaaaagtgtgtttactcccccaattgtgcttgcgggggtggagctctggctctttggtcccgggaagtgtgtgtgtgtgtgtgtgtgtgtgtgtgtgtgtgtgtgtgtgtgtgtgtgtgtgtgtgtgtgagtgtgtgtgtgtatgtatgtatgtatgtatgtatgtgtgcgcgtgtgtgtgtgtgtgtgtgtgcgcgcgtgtgtgtgtgtgtgtgtgtgtgcgcgcgtgtgtgtgtttttgtattaCAACATTGCCGGATGTGAGCTATAATAATGAATgggaatattttttttcttaaatttacaGGCCTAAGTGACCACATGCGCTGCTTTTTCTGTGGGAATGGTTTTCGTAATTGGGAACCCGCTGACGACCCTTGGACACTGCACGCGCAATGGTATCCTGAGTGCACCTTTGTCAACATTAAAAAGGATGCACAGTTCATTAAGAATGCTAGAGAATCTTCGCAGCGTCGAACTATAAAACCCATAGATGAACATCTTTTAACTGGTCTGATGGAAGGTTTGGGTTTTTTCCCAGCATTAATTGAACATTTTGGATTTCCTGATGTCTGTGTGAGACCTGCCTTAAGGCTATATCTCAAAAGCACCAAAGATTTATTACCGTTTGTTACAGAGGCCAGATGTATAGAATTAATGTTGTGGTATATGCAAGAGAGCACTAAAGCCGAAATGGGTTTAAGGGGAATTCATCATGAGGATGTGGAAGGTAGGGTAGAGCCTGCGAATCTGGAATGGCAATCCGCGCCCTCTGACATGGAAACAGTCGCCACAGCTAATGAAATGGATGTCGACGTTGTTGGATCAATGAGCGGGTTCATGAGCACTAATCTTGGTTTGCGGGCTTTGCCTTctcctgttgaaacagaggcggAAGAGACGACTATAGTCGCTAATGAAATGGatgttgaaactggcgaagaGGCCACAGACTTTGATGCGACATCCCATGTTGAAACTGTGATGAACACATCTACGCCAACGTCTTGGGCtgctgatattttgtgtaaggtgTGCTTTAACAATGCGTTGAGTGTCGTACTGCTGCCCTGCAGACATATGGTAACATGCAGTAATTGTCTTGTATCTATGAGAAACTGCCCCATTTGCAGACGCACCATTTCGCATGTCCTTCGACCGATTATTTCCTAAGAAGACAAAAGAGGCATAGAGactaatttatttatgtaaataaaaattgtaCAAATGTCGAGTTGTTTTTTTATATTCATAAATTAGTATAAATAAGCTCACATTTTCATGAacagtatttttttttggggggggggggtgattagattgcaattgcttatttactgccctaaaatcaatgatccggggggtgggggcgagatactgcctcatttagagaaatttgctatgtgcaatagctcggacgttggggaactgaaccaggtcctgcacgaaggttgctcaacattccgctcgaatatggacaaaaatagaatctctctctctctttctgaggtaaagaaccttttgagaactagcactcaaaggttataaaaaagattaacaactttataattagagaggctgctaagataatgaatcatttagtaaaatttgtaatgtccaatatatcggacgttggggaactaaCGATTCTGGGAACTAACTGGGAAgaataacgattcttcgcggcaggggatcgtattccagggaccgtaggattaaggacttgcccgaaacgctacgcgtactagtggctgtacaagaatgtaacaactcttgtatatatctcaaaaaaaaaaaaaaaaaaaaaaaaaaaaaaaaactgaaccaggacccgcacgaaggttgttcaacattccgctcgaatatggacaaaaatagaatctctctctctctctctctctctctctttctttctgaggtaaagaacctttttgagacctagcactcaaaggttaaaaaaaaaagattaacacctttataattagagagacagctaagatactgcatcatttagtgaaatttgtaatgtccattagctcggacgttggggaactgaaccagggcccgcacgaaggttgctctgctcctgtgcaaatgaggaaacatttgggagaaagagaggaagcaagatttactcccttggaaaaccTTTATAAAAAATTAGTGGCCAGAGCTTTGAAAATATTGGCAACTTTCATTAtttatacagaatgaaactcttaattaataaataatatatatcctgaagaataaatcttcctctatgagacatatatttttagttagttttaaaagTTTGTAATTACAGTAATGATAAAGCCTTCCAACCATGGctcattaaaagtttttttttgtttatgaaatcgtgtaagtatttatgcaatatttattatcaaacaatcataatacgcaatggcatatcatttttataaagaggctttataaggtaaatataatagcaatgcgaaactctttctatctgacgtattattttaaataaatacatttgggcgaaaaacatgtctattggccgcgtgagcgacttagggtgggctcttgcagattctatgtattttaatctctaaacatttgagtgccaagaacaactctcgtgcaggcccgcattcagttctcgacgttcaagcttttgctatagtaaatgtctctaaaaatgaggccgtatctcgccctgaccaactgtttttggctcaattgtaatccatccagccgcagtcagctgggcaggacccagtgcaggtttggaaggctttggaaattaaagcaccgtaagattgtgagtgttcaagtttaggggggactaagtattttgcgcgaatgtgaaagccctgggtttatttgtgtaagttaaaaattgagtttttgtttgtgtataagagtttagcaatgtgtttaagtaagattgtgcaactgttttaagtttaggggggactaagtacagatagcgccagtcgttgcattatatgaagttattgggcccccaccacagtagctgaaaactattatgttaaaaaatgaaatttaatacagaataccccaatacgtattaaattgcttaaaccactcaactactttcctttatagtatatttacgagtgtcaaattaatgttagaagtgtcaaaccccaacacaatatggctgaggccccactatttaaacttcttttcgtatgctatgaaatatcacaggtattgttaatgcttgtaacgtttattacaaaagatagacatacatttgatgctatttttcatattaaaatctaatttgaggcccgaaaaatatatctataaacaggttagaaccatacaaattcaagtatgcctttttcaccagtaatcaactgtatgccacagaaaatggaatctttactttagctacagaaaacggagcaaagccaaggggggatgactgaaataaacagtttccaacctgactcttcccgcacataaacatgtctttcttgacctcatttcaaattatatagagtactgaaagctcattttccatagcaaatatactaaggaactcattttacgactagaacgcaaactaggacccctcattcagattcaaaacacgagaattattgactgaacatttccccactatcaagcacacaggactctttaaagctatcttaacttctttaaaaccccaatatgacccatctcacatgcagatcctgttctatgactcacccttcatgtcaatgtaccccacagtatcatgcaaattcaagataaggcttactacacctatatatccaaacttggtctttgtaaggaatctagaccccccccccttgaatgcttgacccccactggggttatccacctctgaccattacagaaaatggagctgtgcccaaggactccctatactattcagtcatagcctcattaaagtactccaaaaacttctatattcgctttcaactgcgtttcttggtttgaatctattgaacattcaccctctgatccattcaaaagtaagggcccccaaattggtaccgtagtactctcgtaacacccccgggacaaatcgtgcatttttgctcatgccattaaaatactccaaaaacgtttatatgcctttcaccagtgtattttttggtttccaactattgaacattcatcctcggtacctctcataagtagagacccccttcttgaggctctagactcatcttaaaagctcgagacgaatcgtgcaaaaaaacaggttaggatagggcaccagttcctcaggtacaccatgggtggtggtccccccgggaccccagggggggaccaccaccccaccaccgccagccagccaggagcgcgctgactgtgccctaacctaaccacccaaaataagaggaatggacgatctggcccgccagggtcaagtcggcatggaagtgcccaaccgtttctgaaatttttttacctcaatctgtctccttattcactactgtGGTCTGTTCCCCCCAGGGGTCcccagggcccaccacccagggtgtacctgagCAACTCCTGCCCTATCCTAATCTGTTTTTTCTCGATACGTCGagtgcttttaagatgagtctaaggcatcaagaagggggtccctacttatgaaAGGTAAAGAGGattaatgttcaatagattcaaaccaaaaaatacactggtgaaaggcatataaacgtttttggagtatttaatagcATGAGCAAAATTCACGATTTGGCCCGGGGTGTAACCAGAGTACTACTGTATCAATTTgggggtccctacttatgaatggatcaaagggtgaatgttcaatagattaaaaccaaaaaacacagttgaaagcgaatatagaagtttttggagtactttaatgatgcTATGACTGAATATGAAATTGCATTTTTTTTAACACCTTAATAGCtcacagctattgtggtggggggcccCAATAACTCATGTTATGCGACTACTGTTGCTATGCAATACTTTTTGATATcatgtgtaaaaatttaaaagtcgAATCCATCAGTTGCCTTTTTTGTCAgtggtggtatatcaagcgcaaaggttttcagaaaatgttagacctccaccttttgaaaagtgtgaaaataaattcatgctagtaagaagggctagcacGAGTTAGTAAGAAGgcagctagcatgagttagtaagcagggctagcatgagttagtaagcagggctagcatgagttagtaagcagggctagcatgagttagtaagcagggctagcatgagttagtaagcagggctggcatgagttagtaagcagggctggcatgagttagtaagcagggctggcatgagttagtaagcagggctggcatgagttagtaagcagggctggcatgagttagtaagcagggctggcatgagttggtaagcagggctggcatgagttggtaagcagggctggcatgagttagtaagcagggctggcatgagttagtaagcagggctggcatgagttagtaagcagggctggcatgagttagtaagcagggctggcatgagttagtaagcagggctggcatgagttagtaagcagggctggcatgagttagtaagcagggctggcatgagttagtaagcagggctggcatgagttagtaagcagggctggcatgagttagtaagcagggctggcatgagttagtaagcagggctggcatgagttagtaagcagggctggcatgagttagtaagcagggctggcatgagttagtaagcagggctggcatgagttagtaagcagggctggcatgagttagtaagcagggctggcatgagttagtaagcagggctggcatgagttagtaagcagggctggcatgagttagtaagcagggctggcatgagttagtaagcagggctggcatgagttagtaagcagggctggcatgagttagtaagcagggctggcatgagttagtaagcagcgctggcatgagttagtaagcagggctagcatgagttagtaagcagggctagcatgagggcttgcatgagttagtaagccgggctagcatgagttggtaagcagggctagcatgagttggtaagcagggctagcatgagttggtaagcagggctagcatgagttggtaagcagggctagcatgagttggtaagcagggctagcatgagttggtaagcagggctagcatgagttggtaagcagggctagcatgagttggtaagcagggctagcatgagttggtaagcagggctagcatgagttggtaagcagggctagcatgagttggtaaacagggctagcatgagttggtaagcagggctagcatgagttggtaagcagggctagcatgagttggtaagcagggctagcatgagttaataagcagggctagcatgagttagtaagcagggctagcatgagttagtaagcagggctagcatgagttagtaagcagggcttacTAACTTTCGCCAACtgtatttaaaataatacgtcagatagaaattGTTTCGCATTGgtattatatttactttataaatttcctctatAAAAATGAAATGCCATTGCGCATTATGATCGCTTTATAttgaatattgcataaatacttatgagatttcataaaaaaatattttaatgagccaggtttggaaggctttgtttttaaaattattattccctttttttttaataataataaaattattaacatTGACAAACATTTGCTCTTGAAAAATATTGTCTTTTAAGACTTTTATGTGCTAGAGTACCAATTGTTAAAGCTTTCTTTTTCCATCACAAAGAAAATCTTTCTTTCTCCCACATGTTTCATCATTTGCACTGGATGCTGAGCAACCTTCGTACAAGTCCTGGCTCAGTTCCCCAACATCCAAACTATTGGATAttgcaaatttcactaaatgatgcggTATCTTAGTTGACCCCCCCTCTAATTAGAAagcttttaatctctaaacatttgagtgccaagaacgaCTCTCGTGCAGGCTCGCGTTCAGttcccgacgttcaagctttttggcTATAGTAAATTTCTCTAAATGCCCTGACTAACTGTTTTTGCCCTGTTTTTTCGTATCtcaccctgaccaactgtttttggctcaattgtaactcatccagccgcagtctgctggatagaaggacagtgggcctgataaaaataaaaacataaaTTGATAGATCAGCCTCTAAATgaagccgtatctcgccctgaccaactgtttttggctcaattgtaacccatccagccgcagtccGCTGGATAGaggggcagtgggcctgataaaaaaaaaaaaaacatataaattgttagactagctctttacatatgctagttgttaAATTTAGAaactgctactaatgcgatgatgcaagaggagctagtacacatctatggatcaaccaataaaagcagcagacttctagatgttactactgctcagcttagGCCCCCCTACTGGATGGGCAGCGGTGCGcaggaaaaacataaattatgacactagctctccacatatcccagtcttggttttcatttagaaactgcacttgcggtctttctcgtgccccattgttgatgtgtgacaatgaccattggatttttcaaaactagctcattaagattgcgaAAACTTGCTTTAGCTAAATAAATTGTGTAGGTTCTGACTCTGAGGCCCATTATGCATCGCTGCAGCCCTTTCCGCTATTGCCCGCTAGATGGTAGtaggggctgcattaataaatgaattaaaactaacattcaattatatattctcaaacttatgcaaaaaaaaaaaaaacttatcacatttgcaaacttgcacaaattaattttggcaatttcgtttacccatttttttgtttttcttgcttgagccaaaatgaattgttgggctcATTGCCAGAGTCCATTAcccaccgtggtaacccttcccactacccgccccacaagatgggtatgggattcataataaatgaactaaactagcattcaattatattctcaacaaacttatgcaaaccccatacaattacattagcaagctaacacaaattcatcgagcaagtttaactatttgcatactttgcgtcattatataatggaatataaAAAGAAAATTCGCAGAATtcggagataacaccatcaatggagtccaagaaatacccaagtgcttcattcataatgatgcgctgccaggaatcttagcaaagtaaccaaaacatttgcttactgtaggtgaagGTTGCACATGTctctccggttaggcggttgtggGGTGAGACCTGCAACTGCGGACTGGCCATAGATGTAAAAgtgccttgcatagagaccgttgcaagcctcttgttgaatcacttagggtgcatatatgtgtgtgtgtgtgtatgtagcagtgacaatcgcgtaacgagctttcaagagattgtcacttgcatagctaaacaatatgtagggttcagtttccaaaccaattatgcggctctcgaacccttttcccctgctacatgcgggagatcccttttatacaacatccccaagaccatttcataagaGTTAGTGCTGCACCTCTCCAGGTAATTTCATCAAATTAAAGAAAATTTCTACCAATTTTACCTAAATtttgttgtgtatggcacaaccaaaagcccaatttcccaaagcttaaaaaaaacagcccaagctaaatttatttaaatttactccAGTTTAAAGACAAGTCCACCAAAAAGTTATCTCCAATTATAAACAAAAAACTAAAACTGAATTTAAATATAACTAATCAggggctacacataaggggcataactggcaatcccctcacagtgttcaagagagaactggataagcaccttcaaaggatacctgatcaaccaggctgtgactcatacgtcaggctgcgagcagccgcgtccaacagcctggttgatcagtccagcaaccaggaggcctggtcgacgagcgggtcgcggggacgctaagccccggaatcacctcatatGATTACTTTATATGATTACCTCAAGGTAATCATATAAGAACCAAAGGTAAATTTCactgtccctcctcccccccccccccccaaccaaacccctaccccaccccaggaataggcctgatttgttcaagccaaaggccaattcacccgagttttctctatctcatctaatAATAACGTTCATTTCCAGTGCCCAGTATCCAGCCACCACATActccccattcccaagaccatttcatagtgttagtactgtggccatctacctaatttcatcccaattaatgacaattccctATTAAATATAGAGAAAAATATGtcatcatatcacagccaaagcccatttcacccaagtttcatGCACCTATCCCATAGAAATTTagtgtgcattttcaatatccaatatccagttgccccatgtcacgccctattcccaagactatttcatagtaatagtgcatTGTCCTTCCAgctatttccaaatatccagatgtgctTATATATCATCACTCCTAGGAAACCAGTCCTATCCAAACAGCCAAGGCCATATTTAGCCAAATGTATCAAAATTTACgagaatttccacctaatttgacaatttatcccaatttaatccaatttccacctattTTTGCCCCATTTTATCCTAATTTAGTCCAATTTCCACTAAATTTACCAGAGTTTGTCCGTTTCATAGCGTAACCAAAGCctaatttgaccaagtttcacctatcccaattaaatttaatgcgCATCTTCAATATCTGATCGCcgaaagtgatgtttttgcatcaacccaaccgcccttgcccatacctctgataccaagatcttgattccatatatggtatcttattcttgggacacagccaacccatcccaacctaacctctattaactatgggtttaatggccatttttctctacatcagttcaaacacaacccaacctcatataaatggatttgaactccatttgtacacatgttcttaggaaacatgataagattcgccatatctctatcattaaataatcAAATTTTCCTTAACCGAGCCtataactccccccccctccaattgggacaaatttgtgttaaatttgggttatattaagctaatgtgaaaatatattcctactttaattctttaatatccataatttaatatcgttcttggcactcaaatgtttaaagattaaaatctctataattagaggggggggggcaactaaGATAccgcatcatttagtgaaatttgcaatatccaatagtttggacgttggggaactgagccAGGACTTGCACGAAGGTAGCTCTGCATCCAGTGCAAATGATGAAACATGTGGGAGAAAGAAAGATTTTCTTTGTGATGGAAAAAGAAAACTTTAACGATTGGTACTCTAAGTATTGAAAATCTCAACTTTATAGCACATAAAAGTCTTAAAAGACAATATTTTTCAGGAGTAAATTTATGTCTatgttaataattttattattattaaaaaaaagtaaataatttaaaaacaaagccttccaaacctggctcattaaaatatttttttttatgaaatctcATAAGTGTTTATGCAATATTCAATATAAAACGATCATAATGCGCAATGGCATTTCATTTTTatagaggaaatttataaagtaaatataatacCAATGCGAAACAATTTCTATttgacgtattattttaaataaatacagttggcGAAAATTAgtaagccctgcttactaactcatgctagcccggcttactaactcatgctagcccttcttactaactcatgccagccctcatgctaaccctgcttactaactcatgctagccctgcttactaactcatgctagccctgcttactaactcatgctagccctgcttactaactcatgctagccctgcttactaactcatgctggccctgcttactaactcatgctagccttgcttactaactcatgctagccctgcttactaactcatgctagccctgcttactaactcatgctagccctgcttactaactcatgctagccctgcttactaactcatgctagccctgcttactaactcatgctagccctgcttactaactcatgctagccctacttactaactcatgctagccctacttactaactcatgctagccctgcttactaactcatgctagccctgcttactaactcatgctagccctgcttactaattcttgctagccctgcttactaactcatgccagccctcatgatagccctgcttactaattcttgctagccctgcttactaactcatgccagccctcatgatagccctgcttactaactcatgctagccctgcttactaactcatgctagccctgcttactaactcatgctagccctacttactaactcatgccagccttcatgctagccctgcttactaactcatgccagccttcatgctagccctgcttactaactcatgccagccttcatgctagccctgcttactaactcatgccagccctcatgctagccctgcttactaactcatgccagccctcatgctagccctgcttactaactcatgccaaccctgcttactaactcatgctaaccctgcttactaactcatgccaaccctgcttactaactcatgccaaccctgcttactaactcatgccaaccctgcttactaactcatgctagccctgcttactaactcatgctagccctgcttactaactcatgctagccctgcttactaactcatgctagcccggcttactaactcatgctagcccggcttactaactcatgctagcccggcttactaactcatgcccctgcttactaactctttcTGGCCCTTCTTACTTGCATGAATTCATCTTCACACTTTTCAAAAGGTGGAGGTCTAACATTTTACGAAAATCTTGCGCTTTATCTCtgtctccctcgccctcactagtgtctcactctccctcgccctaactcgctctcgctctccctcccttgctctcgttctcgctcttcctcactcttcctctcgctcttcctcactcttcctctctctctctccctctctccctctctccctctctctctctctctctctctctctctctctctctctctctctctctctctctctctctctctctctctctctctctctctctctctctctctccttc harbors:
- the LOC123757312 gene encoding baculoviral IAP repeat-containing protein 8-like, yielding MTGDDLQVLGVIPYAKPRYPGLATYKQRLETFDLSWTGCVKQTSHELAESGFFFCGLSDHMRCFFCGNGFRNWEPADDPWTLHAQWYPECTFVNIKKDAQFIKNARESSQRRTIKPIDEHLLTGLMEGLGFFPALIEHFGFPDVCVRPALRLYLKSTKDLLPFVTEARCIELMLWYMQESTKAEMGLRGIHHEDVEGRVEPANLEWQSAPSDMETVATANEMDVDVVGSMSGFMSTNLGLRALPSPVETEAEETTIVANEMDVETGEEATDFDATSHVETVMNTSTPTSWAADILCKVCFNNALSVVLLPCRHMVTCSNCLVSMRNCPICRRTISHVLRPIIS